In a genomic window of Plectropomus leopardus isolate mb chromosome 6, YSFRI_Pleo_2.0, whole genome shotgun sequence:
- the LOC121945008 gene encoding glial cell line-derived neurotrophic factor, with protein MKLWDSLTTCLILLSAVHASLLLRSRPQSTSSKRRGRAAETPLELPPVQIRLSVTSPGMSRAEADTADWEETLAGGETYTMKEPDEFEDVVDFIKVTISRIRRSSSSTVSSSTSSPTTSSPSKEDLSSRTRNRRERKKGASQQSGGERASGGETGRKVRGGRGSGRGQGCVLKQIHLNVTDLGLGYRSSEEMIFRYCSGPCRKSETNYDKILYNLAHNRRLPPKDTPPQACCRPIAFDDDLSFLDDNLVYHTVRKHSARKCGCV; from the exons ATGAAGTTATGGGATAGCCTGACCACTTGTTTGATACTGCTGAGCGCCGTGCACGCCAGCCTGCTGCTCCGGAGCCGACCGCAGTCCACGTCCAGCAAGAGGAGAGGGCGCGCCGCCGAGACTCCCCTGGAGCTCCCGCCGGTTCAGATCCGCCTGTCTGTCACTTCCCCGGGCATGAGCCGTGCTGAGGCGGATACAGCCGACTGGGAAGAGACGCTGGCTGGAGGAGAAACAT ACACCATGAAGGAGCCAGATGAATTTGAAGATGTGGTGGACTTCATCAAAGTGACCATCAGCAGAATACGTCGCTCCTCCTCATCCACCGTGTCCTCATCTACCTCGTCCCCCACCACGTCCTCCCCCTCCAAAGAAGACTTGAGCAGCAGAACTCGAAACAGAAGGGAAAGGAAGAAGGGGGCGAGTCAGCAGAGTGGAGGAGAAAGAGCTAGTGGAGGCGAGACAGGGAGGAAGGTtaggggaggaagagggagcGGACGAGgacagggctgtgtgctcaaaCAGATCCACCTCAATGTAACCGACCTCGGCCTGGGCTACCGCTCCAGTGAGGAAATGATATTCAGGTACTGCTCCGGACCATGCAGGAAGTCCGAAACCAACTACGACAAAATCCTTTACAACCTCGCTCACAACAGGAGGCTTCCTCCTAAAGACACGCCCCCTCAGGCTTGCTGTCGGCCAATAGCGTTTGACGATGACCTCTCGTTTCTGGACGATAACCTTGTCTACCACACCGTGAGGAAGCACTCTGCCAGGAAGTGTGGTTGTGTGTAG
- the ndc80 gene encoding kinetochore protein NDC80 homolog: protein MERGRMSRAASSRLSELPMRVQDSNRMSMVYTTPKSKQPSFGKLNIPKPQSVNSERRTSFFSSRTSGAGMPRNSTMSGFGGTEKIKDSRPLHDKSFVQQCIRQLHEFLTDQGYPGTLSAKTLQSPSTKEFVKVFEFIYRQLDPTFEMPNVKVEEEVPAMLKALRYPFVLSKSSMYSVGAPHTWPQALGALMWLIDQVKINWSLSKQNLLLSDFCEDSDDIEEGAEYNKLLLDYTAEAYSKFMQGEDTFEDVDESYLNKLKKLYNVDEALLATMEEKHRILSDEVERLEKESQTDRLMTKRMERVKLQADLKKLQSYRSSLESFKANLEHKASELSDELESTGSHLESLKHEQNELQHLLRNQKFTPADVERINREKRELQQTISSLSKSLEDAEQHKWNEEIALAKVNEKVELKVAEYHKLARKLKLMPLSAENSGGHDFEIRLFEYGPGSMVQHKTQRQMLLRKLVSDVEEENTRLANMKLSLEESCEQVNSNLLDKSNDLKQLREEICKLDERLDADMQELAQEEKEWAAEKESVENHRKLLEKKINYGYDEAVQQLKAAQQQYHLVLQETNEERRTVANNLASVFTTATDHLAVTEKCLEDLHGRVQRVCSKAVEEDEAAVQKLRETLRSFVFKANSS, encoded by the exons ATGGAGCG CGGAAGGATGAGCCGAGCAGCAAGCAGCAGACTGTCGGAGCTGCCGATGCGGGTGCAGGACAGCAACAGGATGAGCATGGTGTACACAACGCCCAAGAG TAAACAGCCTTCCTTTGGAAAGCTCAACATACCTAAACCACAGTCTGTGAACTCTGAAAGACGGACCAGCTTCTTTAGTTCCCG GACCAGTGGAGCTGGTATGCCTCGCAACAGCACCATGTCAGGGTTTGGAGGAACTGAGAAGATCAAAGACAGCAGACCTCTGCATGATAAATCCTTCGTTCAGCAGTGTATCAGACAGCTGCATGAG TTCTTGACAGACCAGGGTTACCCTGGCACCTTATCAGCCAAAACACTCCAGTCCCCCTCCACAAAGGAGTTTGTGAAGGTCTTTGAATTCATCTACCGTCAGCTAGACCCAACCTTTGAGATGCCAAATGTAAAAGTTGAAGAGGAGGTTCCAGCTATGCTAAAAGCGCTGAG GTATCCGTTTGTTCTCTCCAAGTCTTCAATGTATTCTGTAGGAGCTCCCCACACCTGGCCTCAGGCCCTTGGTGCTCTCATGTGGCTAATTGATCAAGTCAAG ATCAACTGGAGTTTGAGTAAGCAGAACCTGCTTCTCAGTGACTTCTGTGAAGACAGTGACGATATCGAGGAAGGAGCCGAGTATAACAAG CTCCTCCTGGACTACACAGCTGAGGCATACTCTAAGTTCATGCAGGGTGAAGACACATTTGAGGATGTGGATGAATCATACCTCAATAAACTAA AGAAACTTTACAATGTTGACGAAGCCCTGCTGGCCACGATGGAGGAGAAGCACAGAATACTCAGCGATGAGGTGGAACGACTGGAGAAGGAGAGCCAAACG GACCGTCTGATGACCAAGAGGATGGAAAGGGTGAAGCTGCAGGCAGACCTCAAGAAGCTCCAGAGCTATCGAAGCAGTCTGGAGTCGTTTAAAGCCAACCTGGAGCACAAAGCTTCAGAGCTGAGTGATGAGCTGGAGTCCACTG GCAGTCATCTGGAGTCtctaaaacatgagcaaaatgAACTGCAACACCTGCTGCGGAACCAGAAGTTTACTCCAGCTGATGTCGAGAGGATCAACAGGGAGAAGAGAGAACTCCAACAGACCATCTCCAGTCTCAGCAAGTCTCTCGAAGATGCTGAACAGCACAAGTGGAATGAGGAGATCGCACTGGCCAAAGTGAATGAGAAG GTGGAGCTGAAGGTAGCAGAGTACCACAAGCTGGCACGTAAACTGAAGCTGATGCCGCTGTCTGCAGAGAACTCCGGTGGTCATGATTTTGAGATCAGGCTGTTTGAATATGGGCCCGGCAGCATGGTTCAGcataaaacacagagacag ATGCTCCTGAGAAAGCTGGTCAGTGACGTGGAGGAGGAGAACACTCGATTAGCCAACATGAAGCTCAGTCTGGAGGAGTCTTGTGAACAG GTGAACTCTAACCTTCTGGACAAGTCCAATGACCTGAAGCAGCTGAGAGAGGAGATTTGCAAGCTGGACGAGCGGTTGGACGCTGACATGCAG GAGCTGGCTCAGGAGGAAAAGGAATGGGCCGCAGAGAAGGAGTCAGTGGAGAACCATCGTAAACTTCTTGAGAAGAAGATAAATTATGGTTATGACGAAGCTGTACAACAACTGAAGGCAGCGCAGCAACA GTACCACCTGGTGCTGCAGGAGACCAATGAGGAGAGACGAACAGTCGCCAACAACCTTGCGTCTGTATTTACCACAGCTACCGACCACTTGGCAGTCACAGAG AAGTGCCTGGAGGATTTGCACGGCAGAGTGCAGCGTGTCTGCTCTAAGGCTGTAGAAGAGGATGAAGCTGCTGTACAGAAGCTGAGGGAAACTTTAAGGAGCTTCGTGTTCAAAGCAAACAGTTCGTAA